GCCGGCGATCTCGTCGACCGACTCGCCCTTGATGCGCATCGCCAGCATGATGCCGCCCATTTCCAGATCGGAAACGCGACCGTCGAGCATCGCGGCATACAGTTGATTGGCATCGTCGCGCGACATGCTGCGCGCACCTTTCTTCCCGCGGCCGATTTCCTTGATGAAGCGGGCGGCGTGGAAGGGTTCTTGTGAGTGTGTGGGTTTCATGAGGCGAAGGGTACTACGACGGACGGAGGGAATGAAAGCGAGGGCAATGCCGTCAATCATGCCCGGCGGCGAGGATTTGACCGGGCTGTCGGCCGCTTTCAACTGAATGGCAACTGAATGGCGAACCAGGGAATCGATATTGACCAAACGGCATCATCTTCGCAAGCATCGAACGGGCTACAGCCGTTTCTTCTTGATAACAACCATTAGTCAACCTATCATCCATGCGCGCCGCCCGTCCCTGCAATCTTCGAGCGTGTGTTTATTCAACCTCTTTGCATGCTCAAGCATCCATGTCCCTTCGCCCTGTTCGCCGTCTGCCCGCCACTTCGATTCGCCCTTCAATACCGGCCCTGTTTGGCCGCGCATTCTGCGCCGTGCTGCTGACAGGACTTGTTGCTTGCGGCGGCGGCAACCCAGAGACGGCCAGGCCACCCGCGCCTGTTGTGCCGCCCGCAGCGACCAGTCACACCATCAGCGGCAGCGTCAGCGGCCTGGCAGGCTCCGGCCTGATCCTGCAGAACAATGCGGGCAATGACCTGGCCGTCTCGGCGAACGGGAGTTTCAGCTTCTCCACTGCACTGGCGAGCGGCGCGAACTACGCGGTCAGCGTCAAGACGTTACCGACTGGTCCGACGCAGACCTGCACGGTCAACAATGGCAGCGGCACCGTGGCCGGTGCCAATGTCAGCAACATCGCCATCGTCTGTTCGACCAACAGCTATGCCGTCGGCGGCACGGTCAGCGGCCTGAATAGTTCAGGACTCGTGCTGCAGAACAATGCCGGCAACGACTTGGCCATCTCGGCCAACGGCGGCTTCACGTTCACCACACGTGTTGCCAGCGGCGCGAACTATGCAGTCACGGTCAAGACCCAGCCGCGCCTTCTATCGCAGACCTGCACGGTCAACAGCGGCAACGGCACGATCACCGCAGGCGATGTCGTCAGCGTCACGGTGAATTGCGTTACGCCGACGCCGCGTTTTGCCTATGTCGCGAACATGAATAGCGCCAGTATCTCGATCTACACCATCGACGCGACGACCGGCGCACTCAGCCTCATCGGCACGGTTTTTAACGGGACACCTCCCAGCTCCATCGCCGTCGATCCCAGCGGCAAGTTCGTCTATGTGGCGAACATCAACACGAACAGTATCTCGGCCAGGACCATCGATCCCGCCACCGGAGCCTTGACGCCGATCGGATCGCTTGTCACCGGGGGAACCGCCCCTCGCTCCGTGACGGTCGATCCCGGCGGCAAATTCGTCTACGTGGCGAATCAAGGTTCCAGCAATGTCTCGGCCTTCAGCATCGATGCCGCGACTGGCGCCCTCACCGCTGCAGGTCTGTTCCCCACCGGATCGGGCCCGATTTCCGTCACGGTCGCCCCCAGCGGAAAATTCCTGTACACGGCGAACGCCAACACCAACACGGTTTCGGCCTTCACCATCGATACCGCCACCGGTGGCCTCAGCGCTGCCACAGCGATCATCACCCAGGCGGGCCCTTCCGCCGTCGCCGTCGATCCCAGCGGCAAGTTCGCATATACGGCCAATACCAGCGGCACTGCCACGAGCTACGCCATCAATGCCGCGACCGGCGCCCTTGCCGTCGTCGGATTCCACAGCCCCGGGGGCTCCCCAATCTCGGCCAGCGTCGACCCCAGCGGCAAGTTCGCCTATGTGGTGAATCGCAGCCCCGACTCCGTCTCGGCCTACACCATCGATGCCGCTACCGGTGCGCTCGCTTTCACCGGGACGATCGGCTTCGGGGCAGGCACGGGCCCGCGCTTCATCACGGTCGACCCCAGCGGCAGGTTCGCCTACATCGCGAATGAAAACATCAACACGATCGGGCGCTTCGCCATCAATCCCGTCACCGGCGCGTTGACCCCCGTCGGGGTAACTGCTTCCGGAGGCAGTCCCGTCTCCATCGCCATCGTGGGACAGTAACGCAGGGAACAAACACGCGCCTCGGTAAGCGGCAGATTGCCCTGACCCGCCATCGGGGCACGAGACGACAATGCGTTTTCGCCGGGGGAATGCTCCTCGTCCTACGCCGCCGTCTTCGCCGCCACGCTCCGCATCAAAATCATTTTCTTCACCTCCGGCACGCACGATCCGCAGTTCGTGCCGCATTTCAGCTTTTCCTGCAGCGACGTCAGCACCGCGTCGGGCGCCCCATGCTGCGCCCAGCCCTGCTGCAACAGAACGTCGTCGATCTCGCTCTCGGCCACATTGAAGCAATTGCAGACGATGCGTCCGCGCGCCTTGAATCCCTGCGGCGCCTTGGTAGATGGCATCAAGAGCAGCCGGCCCAATGCGGCAACCGGCTGTTCGCCTTCCAGGTATTCCTTCAGCCAGTGCTCGGCGGATGTATCTCCCGCCAGCGAGACAGCCGCCAGCTTGCCGTCGCGCACGAGAATGTGCCGCGCATTGCCGCGCCTGGCATCGTCATAGCGCAGCACATCCTTGCCCGCAATGCCGAATCTTTCTTCGATCTCTTTCACCAGTTCCGGCGCAGCTGGATAGTCGTCCGCCGCGCGAAACAGCACGCCCATCCGGTCGCGCCCGAACAGCGTGCAGGAGGCATAGGCGAATTGCCGCATGGTTGGCCGCAGCGCCGCCTGCAAGCTCAGCACCTGCGATGCTTCTATCCAGCCGAACACGAGGAAGCGCCACGGCAGTTCCGCCTTCAGAACCTTGACCGCGGCATGCTTCAATTCCGGCTGCTTCGAACTCGGGTCGAGCGCCGGTGAGGTCAGCGCATTGACACCGCAGGTGCCGCTGCCCTCGTGTCCGCGTCCCGACACATATTCCTCGCCCCAGTGCATGCCGATGAAGGCCTGGCCGGCGCGCATGTCGTCGCTGGCGATGGCCGGCAGAATCTGCGAGCCGCGCCGGCTGGTCACGTGCACCAGATCGCCGTTGCGAATCGCGCGCCGCTCCATGTCGGTCTGCGACAGCGCCACTGACGGTTCCGAGGCATGCGCGAACAATTGCGCCACCGTGCCGCTGCGGCTCATGCCGTGCCATTGGTCGCGCAGACGGCCGGTCGTCAGACGGAAGGGATAACGCGCATCGACCGGCTCGGCCACCGGCTGGTACACGGTGTTGACGAACTTCGCGCGGCCGCTCGCGGTCGGGAAGATGCCGTCCTCGTACAAACGCTTCCTGCCCGCCGTCGCCCCTTCGGGGAAAGGCCATTGCTGCGGCCCCTGCTCTTCCAGAATCGCATAGGACAAACCCGTGATGTCGAGGTCGCGGCCGCGCGTTGTTTCGCGATGCTCGTTCCAGATTTCCTCCACCGTGGCATAGGGAAAAATCGTGGCGGCATTCTCCATCGCGATTTCCAGCCGGCGCGCGAATTCGACCGCGATCTCCCAGTCGTGCCGCGCCTCGCCCGGTTTGGACAGGGCCGGCTTGAAGCGCGTGATGCGGCGCTCGGAATTGGTGACGGTGCCCTCCTTCTCGCTCCACGTGGTCGCCGGCAGCAGCACATCGGCATAGTCCACCGTCGCGGTGGTCTTGTAGGCTTCCTGCACGATCACCAGTTCGGCGTGCTTCAGGGCTTCGCGCACCAGTTTCTGGTCGGGCAAGGACTGCGCGGGATTGGTGCAGGCGATCCAGACGATCTTGATGTCGCCGGCACGGATCGCCTCGAACATTTCGACCGCGGTCTTGCCGGGCTTCGACGGCACCTCGTCCACTCCCCACAGGCGGGCCACTTCGGCGCGATGTTCAGGATTGCCCATGTCGCGGTGCGCGGACAGCAGATTGGCAAGCCCGCCGACTTCGCGCCCGCCCATCGCGTTCGGTTGTCCGGTCAGCGA
The Noviherbaspirillum cavernae DNA segment above includes these coding regions:
- a CDS encoding lactonase family protein, with protein sequence MSLRPVRRLPATSIRPSIPALFGRAFCAVLLTGLVACGGGNPETARPPAPVVPPAATSHTISGSVSGLAGSGLILQNNAGNDLAVSANGSFSFSTALASGANYAVSVKTLPTGPTQTCTVNNGSGTVAGANVSNIAIVCSTNSYAVGGTVSGLNSSGLVLQNNAGNDLAISANGGFTFTTRVASGANYAVTVKTQPRLLSQTCTVNSGNGTITAGDVVSVTVNCVTPTPRFAYVANMNSASISIYTIDATTGALSLIGTVFNGTPPSSIAVDPSGKFVYVANINTNSISARTIDPATGALTPIGSLVTGGTAPRSVTVDPGGKFVYVANQGSSNVSAFSIDAATGALTAAGLFPTGSGPISVTVAPSGKFLYTANANTNTVSAFTIDTATGGLSAATAIITQAGPSAVAVDPSGKFAYTANTSGTATSYAINAATGALAVVGFHSPGGSPISASVDPSGKFAYVVNRSPDSVSAYTIDAATGALAFTGTIGFGAGTGPRFITVDPSGRFAYIANENINTIGRFAINPVTGALTPVGVTASGGSPVSIAIVGQ
- a CDS encoding nitrate reductase — protein: MSEAREAKATCCYCGVGCGVIVQTDGAQVVGVRGDPEHPANFGRLCTKGSTLHLTADPVLQQQARALFPEMRLMRDGRRERASWDAVMDHLVQRFAETISLYGPDSVAFYISGQLLTEDYYVFNKLAKGLIGTNNIDTNSRLCMSSAVAGYKQTLGADAPPACYEDIDHADVIFIAGSNTAYAHPILYRRIEDARKNNPDLKVIVADPRRTDTAREADLFLPILPGTDVALFNGMLHICLWEDLIDVAYIEAHTEGFAELKRTVRDYTPKYVADTCGISEDDLLTAARWFGASKASLSLYCQGLNQSASGTAKNAALINLHLATHQIGKPGAGPFSLTGQPNAMGGREVGGLANLLSAHRDMGNPEHRAEVARLWGVDEVPSKPGKTAVEMFEAIRAGDIKIVWIACTNPAQSLPDQKLVREALKHAELVIVQEAYKTTATVDYADVLLPATTWSEKEGTVTNSERRITRFKPALSKPGEARHDWEIAVEFARRLEIAMENAATIFPYATVEEIWNEHRETTRGRDLDITGLSYAILEEQGPQQWPFPEGATAGRKRLYEDGIFPTASGRAKFVNTVYQPVAEPVDARYPFRLTTGRLRDQWHGMSRSGTVAQLFAHASEPSVALSQTDMERRAIRNGDLVHVTSRRGSQILPAIASDDMRAGQAFIGMHWGEEYVSGRGHEGSGTCGVNALTSPALDPSSKQPELKHAAVKVLKAELPWRFLVFGWIEASQVLSLQAALRPTMRQFAYASCTLFGRDRMGVLFRAADDYPAAPELVKEIEERFGIAGKDVLRYDDARRGNARHILVRDGKLAAVSLAGDTSAEHWLKEYLEGEQPVAALGRLLLMPSTKAPQGFKARGRIVCNCFNVAESEIDDVLLQQGWAQHGAPDAVLTSLQEKLKCGTNCGSCVPEVKKMILMRSVAAKTAA